In one window of Maribacter sp. BPC-D8 DNA:
- a CDS encoding TfoX/Sxy family protein, translating into MAYSEYLADRVRPRLKGKGELEEKKMMGGLIFMVNTKMCIGVMYDKKIEEDRLMIRVGKLNYEELLNKPGSRPMDFTGKPIRGYLFVGPDGFDTEDDLDFWVEKALEFNRLLNQ; encoded by the coding sequence ATGGCATATAGTGAGTATTTAGCAGATAGGGTTCGACCTCGTTTAAAAGGAAAAGGCGAGCTGGAGGAGAAGAAAATGATGGGCGGACTCATATTTATGGTCAATACTAAAATGTGCATTGGTGTTATGTACGATAAGAAAATTGAAGAAGATAGGTTAATGATTCGTGTTGGTAAATTGAATTATGAAGAACTACTAAACAAACCAGGCAGCAGACCAATGGATTTTACTGGTAAACCGATTCGTGGTTATTTATTTGTAGGTCCTGATGGATTCGACACCGAAGATGATCTTGATTTTTGGGTAGAAAAAGCGTTGGAGTTCAACAGACTTTTAAATCAATAA
- a CDS encoding SOS response-associated peptidase — MCYDVKASLEAQLKKAKRSQDLKAIEEIVEKLAPLTDLPLHHASGFSHPEVLIYTNEDPFYPIVATWGLIPHWVNSVELQKKIWNSTLNARVETIFEKPAFRDAANEKRCILYVDGFYEHHHYNENTYPFFIHRKNNEPLALAALWSEWRHPEHGGIINSFSIVTTVGNGMMAKIHNNPKLKEPRMPLMLADEMEAQWLTSSADFEKELQGLLSSNNNVALQAHTVGKLRGKSYAGNIESIAEEVVYKELEPEELNF; from the coding sequence ATGTGTTATGATGTAAAAGCCAGCTTAGAGGCGCAGTTAAAAAAGGCAAAGAGAAGTCAAGATTTAAAGGCGATTGAAGAGATTGTTGAAAAACTTGCGCCGTTGACCGATTTACCGCTTCATCATGCATCGGGGTTTTCGCATCCTGAGGTTTTAATATATACTAATGAAGATCCATTTTATCCTATTGTCGCTACTTGGGGGTTGATTCCGCATTGGGTGAATAGTGTTGAACTACAAAAGAAAATTTGGAACAGTACATTAAACGCTCGGGTCGAAACCATTTTCGAGAAACCTGCTTTTAGAGATGCTGCGAATGAAAAACGCTGCATACTTTATGTTGACGGCTTTTATGAGCATCACCATTATAACGAAAACACGTATCCTTTTTTTATCCACCGAAAAAATAACGAACCTTTAGCGTTGGCTGCATTGTGGTCTGAGTGGAGACATCCTGAGCATGGCGGTATTATCAATTCATTTTCAATTGTAACTACAGTTGGAAATGGTATGATGGCTAAAATTCATAACAACCCGAAACTGAAAGAACCACGTATGCCATTAATGTTGGCAGATGAGATGGAAGCGCAGTGGCTAACTTCATCTGCAGATTTTGAGAAAGAATTACAAGGACTGCTCAGCTCAAATAACAATGTGGCATTGCAAGCACATACGGTGGGCAAACTGCGTGGTAAAAGCTATGCTGGAAATATAGAATCGATTGCTGAAGAAGTAGTATATAAAGAACTAGAACCAGAAGAACTTAATTTCTAA
- a CDS encoding aldose 1-epimerase: MSNITTLEVGGQQVKIEAGELVGYRVSGHEFMHQKGNPGWRSVDTEMFPLIGPTNEADFKVKTPKGFATQDQHGLLREMKYKLVESSASKAVFSKKYTANTEVLNSKYPNKSTAEKLSWPYDFEFVKSLELIDNSLVVTFSISGEEGMPFMLGYHPAFMLHSDNAIISAGEQNITIPEVMEVGSRALQVPNTDVVTLKDEKSLQITSEAFSHFMLWTEVPNMVCIEPITFYPYAVEQDNLAEGFMVLKKEPAIFKVALKPL, from the coding sequence ATGAGTAATATAACAACATTAGAAGTAGGTGGTCAACAGGTTAAAATTGAAGCAGGTGAACTGGTAGGTTACCGAGTTTCTGGTCATGAATTCATGCACCAAAAGGGTAACCCTGGGTGGCGTAGTGTAGATACTGAAATGTTTCCGCTAATCGGACCAACAAATGAGGCAGATTTTAAAGTGAAAACTCCCAAAGGTTTTGCTACACAAGATCAGCACGGTCTGTTACGTGAAATGAAATATAAGTTGGTAGAAAGCTCGGCAAGTAAAGCTGTGTTCTCTAAAAAATATACGGCAAATACAGAGGTTTTAAATTCAAAATATCCTAATAAATCTACCGCAGAGAAACTAAGCTGGCCTTACGATTTTGAGTTTGTAAAGTCACTTGAATTAATAGACAATTCATTGGTGGTTACCTTTTCTATCTCAGGGGAAGAAGGCATGCCTTTTATGTTGGGCTATCACCCTGCATTTATGTTGCATAGCGATAATGCTATTATTTCTGCCGGAGAACAAAATATTACTATACCCGAGGTTATGGAAGTTGGCAGTAGAGCATTACAAGTGCCTAATACCGATGTAGTTACTTTAAAAGATGAGAAATCACTTCAAATAACATCTGAAGCCTTTAGTCATTTTATGCTTTGGACGGAGGTGCCGAATATGGTTTGTATAGAACCGATTACCTTTTATCCGTATGCGGTTGAACAAGATAATTTGGCAGAAGGTTTTATGGTATTAAAAAAGGAGCCTGCAATTTTTAAAGTGGCGTTAAAACCGCTATAG